The Papaver somniferum cultivar HN1 chromosome 3, ASM357369v1, whole genome shotgun sequence genome includes a region encoding these proteins:
- the LOC113359665 gene encoding uncharacterized protein LOC113359665 → MDRFEEQQRIFVQALNQIDDESDEDKELTNNLMQLYSSGQIPRDPEPREVFTRRYTYQGRDEWHEKLMHDYFFPHCVLYDENFQGRFRMPRHLVLKIIGELCQVEPQFNYQYDALYIRGRSPEQKTGYPTYWAGQYKGHYAKPTMILEAAASYDCWDTLFLVNFSINGNHYTHGYYLADGIYPKWSTLVQCYRQPPADEMGRSYSYFNSKQMNLRKDVERAFGILKRKFAIICGSYRVLSAREMHKTMLTCIIMHNMVIQETLRNNNWTNHQDEDLRPEIIPARGLPAKNYAQMTSHIENITLYNRLKTELCITG, encoded by the exons atggatcgatttgaagaacaacaacgaaTATTCGTTCAGGCGTTGAATCAAATTGATGATGAGTCAGATGAAGATAAAGAACTAACCAACAACTTGATGCAGCTATATTCATCGGGGCAAATACCTAGAGATCCAGAGCCAAGAGAAGTCttcacaagaagatatacgtaccAGGGTCGGGATGAATGGCATGAGAagctgatgcatgattatttttttCCTCACTGTGTGTTATATGATGAAAATTTCCAAGGCCGATTCCGCATGCCTAGACATTTGGTGCTAAAGATTATTGGTGAGCTTTGtcaggtagaacctcaatttaattatcagtatgatgcactgtATATTAGGGGTCGTAGCCCTGAACAAAAG ACCGGATACCCTACCTATTGGGCAGGTCAGTATAAGGGTCACTACGCAAAACCAACAATGATCCTTGAGgctgctgcttcttatgattgttgggaCACACTTTTTTTG GTAAATTTCAGTATTAACGGGAATCACTACACTCATGGTTATTATCTTGCAGAtggaatttatccaaaatggtcaactttagttcaatgtTACCGTCAGCCACCTGCCGATGAAATGGGTCGTTCATACTCGTATTTCAATAGTAAACAGATGAATCTGAGAAAGGATGTAGAACGGGCTTTTGGAATTCTGAAGCGGAAGTTCGCAATCATTTGTGGGTCTTATCGTGTTTTAAGTGCTCGTGAAATGCATAAGACTATGTTGACTTGcatcattatgcataacatggttATCCAGGAGACTCTTCGTAATAATAATTGGACTAaccatcaagatgaagacttaagGCCTGAGATTATACCAGCTAGAGGATTACCTGCAAAGAACTATGCGCAAATGACCagtcatattgaaaacataactctaTATAACaggttgaaaacagaactctGTATAACAGGTTGA